A genomic window from Xyrauchen texanus isolate HMW12.3.18 chromosome 15, RBS_HiC_50CHRs, whole genome shotgun sequence includes:
- the LOC127655461 gene encoding atrophin-1-like isoform X3: MKTRTHKESMPARSGRRRGGSEERRGRRPHTSPSRAERNERQTQRTVGEELAVGRFSRRSQGHDSSESEGEELVPPSKRQKVQQDSSSNPPAPPLSTNTPNTAPPPTSNNSQSRESDNEDGQSQGSRSSVGGSLANSSSSISSGRDIDQDNRSSSPSLSASPLASLDSESDSPDSPKQGDKLKDLGASKCVAEERRGSGRGGDGSAVDQRDNEGGMEGNLSPLKSSSSLFPSHRGVVDTTGDTSSNRKSYFPLDSKLASKMEYTGHGGTETLQTCNRITSKVGTLCEKPGVGGSEYSHGNSNVSHAPTLPPPPALKPLEVGQNVTGGESKTDKPDKGDKSAPPSLLPQTSPVSQQTLPPNTHHYTPTSWSGGPPSSCPGNWGYVRYPGNHHTHPCQQPPVQQQLPSVYNSPSSSRHTSHPSYLPHPHPHPQKEYVPRYGIGAERERSGREFGNRDFPASNSSSSANSSNGSSSGTGGPNSNVGRMENPLPGQSREFAGIGSQVSNRDGPTGPPSGREYGPGFRDRERGTGRDFPLQNQQLQAQGREFGPDSTGGGGHPRDKDSRWGELAGQVREAGSNSYPSNANQVHAGAPSSGLPSTTLLNRDPTSSPQNSSSHPPFSSANSTPSSRVFPPPMDANVQQTLQGQSPQTPPNAAELPPPPHYMRDYPPTGAKDYPPPGATSSSGPHSGVPREYPSPPGLAPNLPREYPGGPSHPHHSHYPGQTALPMQHRDRERDKESPASNLHSNRNHPLSLSPSSSGSGHGHPTSTSYPPPPPPPPTISHGQPPPITTLPGSHTRQGPYPSSNQTPPTPISPLPSPSTNQMEGFTPFPSTSAPSIPLPASVVPNSCQTGCRPTPYHGTLSSHTPFSSSYHGNGNHGNALANSNTGSICSNNSNSTNTQSQLHSPQNSKVQPHLGNLGHNNTGPTPNTSVGGDGHSDLSSGPVPPPVIKEEPVEEREESESPPPVLRSPSPEPKPVDIPIHASQSARFHRVLDRGSGNSCARSDVLFVPLDGSKLWKKRNEAIERARREVEQRARDLREKEREREREKERERDLDRHLQKDSGSSSSIGATGTRQGSSLFFPSSSSILLDPSSSSSVNTSHPTAHPQHHPSHHAAHPHTLHPPHPLHPSFSHSIPHTLLLPSMAGGSAVVGGPQGALGIGLGGPYLGPDTPALRTLSEYARPHAMSPLGAAGRGPAHHPHFHHHPHPHAQAHPHVHPSFFLSQFQNPALTHPHHLPPDAATAAAILGFLYGGGLEGGPTHPGHGPGPGGLPGAGLGGVGFPHAVAAHRERVKPGFEFKSEERVYTAGALADPALALSHTHSHAHSHSLLLGGGAGGGAPSSEVALYGTTPPPAQPPQALATAARNPNPTPQPLSVPPTSSILPGALPTHQAPVAAPVTPTAPPPQPPPPPNASSLHHSSPHTTFPNAHPSCPPPPAPSQAPHSEGYTTPIRTPPSTERARSVERERERVVPATERERERERTGTGGGAGGTAAAGGTGGGDTLGRLQMLNMTPHHHQHSHIHSHLHLHQQDTAAGGVHPLMDPLASGSPLARLPYPGAALGPPILAQSLTDSEVLRQQLFGGPFREMPQSSSLGGSMSAAHQLQAMQQAQNAEIQFQRLALEQQWIHHHHHHSLAQDEYYSHLKKESDKTL; this comes from the exons ATGAAGACCCGAACTCACAAAGAATCG ATGCCCGCGCGTAGTGGACGCAGGAGGGGGGGCAGCGAGGAAAGGAGGGGTAGACGTCCTCACACCAGCCCCTCTCGAGCAGAGCGCAACGAAAGGCAAACA caAAGAACTGTTGGAGAGGAACTGGCTGTTGGGCGATTCAGTCGTCGATCTCAAGGCCATGATTCATCAGAAAGTGAAGGGGAAGAGCTTGTGCCGCCGTCCAAAAGACAGAAAGTCCAG CAGGACTCCTCCTCCAATCCCCCAGCTCCACCCCTTTCAACTAACACTCCAAATACAGCCCCACCCCCAACATCAAACAACAGTCAATCAAGAGAAAGTGACAATGAGGATGGCCAATCACAGGGCAGCAGGAGCTCAGTTGGAGGCAGCCTAGCTAATAGCAGCAGCAGCATAAGCAGTGGTCGGGACATTGACCAGGACAATCGATCCTCCTCTCCGAGTCTCTCTGCCTCCCCATTGGCCAGTTTGGATTCTGAATCTGACTCTCCAGATTCCCCAAAGCAGGGTGACAAATTAAAAGATTTAGGGGCATCCAAATGTGTAGCAGAAGAGCGGAGAGGCTCAGGAAGAGGCGGGGATGGCAGTGCTGTGGACCAAAGGGACAATGAGGGAGGAATGGAGGGAAATTTGTCCCCCCTGAAGTCCTCATCATCTCTCTTTCCATCTCATCGCGGAGTTGTGGATACCACAGGTGATACGAGTAGCAACAGGAAGTCATACTTCCCCCTAGATTCCAAACTTGCAAGCAAAATGGAATACACAGGGCATGGGGGTACTGAGACGCTACAAACCTGCAATCGCATCACATCTAAAGTGGGCACTCTGTGTGAGAAACCTGGAGTGGGAGGGTCTGAGTATTCCCATGGGAATTCAAATGTGAGTCATGCACCAACACTCCCACCACCACCTGCTCTGAAACCCTTAGAGGTGGGGCAGAATGTTACAGGTGGAGAAAGCAAAACAGACAAGCCAGACAAAGGTGATAAGTCTGCTCCACCCTCCTTGCTTCCACAAACTAGCCCTGTTTCCCAGCAAACTCTGCCTCCCAACACTCACCATTACACCCCCACCAGCTGGTCAGGGGGACCTCCCTCTAGTTGTCCTGGCAACTGGGGATATGTACGTTACCCAGGTAACCACCACACACATCCATGCCAGCAGCCTCCAGTGCAGCAACAGCTGCCATCAGTCTACAATTCTCCTTCCTCTTCACGGCACACCTCCCACCCATCTTACCTACCTCACCCTCATCCCCACCCACAAAAAGAGTATGTGCCCAGGTATGGCATTGGGGCTGAGCGGGAACGAAGTGGGAGGGAGTTTGGCAACAGAGACTTCCCTGCTAGTAATAGCAGTAGCAGTGCAAACAGCAGCAATGGTAGCTCTTCTGGTACTGGAGGTCCCAACTCTAACGTGGGTCGTATGGAAAACCCACTACCTGGACAGAGCAGAGAATTTGCTGGCATTGGCTCACAAGTATCAAACAGAGATGGCCCTACAGGACCACCAAGTGGTCGTGAATATGGACCAGGATTCAGAGATCGTGAGCGTGGAACAGGTAGAGATTTTCCTTTGCAGAACCAGCAACTTCAAGCTCAGGGCAGAGAGTTTGGACCTGATAGCACAGGAGGGGGAGGACATCCAAGAGACAAGGACAGTAGGTGGGGAGAGTTAGCAGGCCAGGTTAGAGAGGCAGGGAGTAACAGTTATCCCAGTAATGCCAACCAAGTACATGCTGGTGCCCCATCATCTGGTTTACCTTCAACAACACTGTTGAACCGTGACCCAACCAGTTCACCACAAAACAGCTCTAGCCATCCCCCTTTTTCCTCTGCCAACTCAACCCCCTCCAGTAGAGTCTTTCCCCCACCTATGGATGCAAATGTGCAGCAGACATTGCAAGGACAGAGCCCCCAAACACCCCCCAATGCTGCAGAACTTCCTCCCCCTCCACACTATATGAGAGATTACCCCCCCACAGGGGCAAAGGACTACCCTCCCCCTGGAGCGACCTCTTCCTCTGGGCCACATTCTGGTGTGCCCAGGGAGTACCCGAGCCCACCTGGATTGGCCCCCAACCTTCCTCGGGAATATCCTGGGGGACCATCACATCCACATCACTCTCACTATCCTGGGCAGACAGCCTTGCCTATGCAgcatagagacagagagagggacaaGGAAAGCCCTGCATCCAATCTTCATTCAAATCGCAATCACCCACTATCCCTTTCTCCTTCATCTAGTGGCTCTGGGCATGGACATCCTACTTCCACTTCTTACccacctccacctcctcctccccCTACTATTTCACATGGTCAGCCACCACCCATCACAACCCTTCCTGGCAGCCATACTCGACAAGGCCCATATCCTTCATCCAATCAGACTCCACCAACCCCAATCTCTCCTCTTCCGAGCCCCTCAACCAATCAGATGGAAGGGTTCACTCCTTTTCCATCAACCTCTGCTCCCTCGATACCACTTCCTGCTTCAGTTGTGCCCAACTCTTGTCAAACAGGTTGCAGACCTACTCCTTACCATGGCACTTTAAGCAGTCATACCCCTTTCAGTAGCTCTTACCATGGCAACGGTAACCATGGAAATGCTTTGGCAAATAGTAATACCGGTAGCATTTGTTCCAATAACAGTAATAGCACTAACACTCAATCACAATTGCACTCCCCTCAGAACTCTAAAGTACAACCACATCTTGGTAACCTAGGCCACAATAACACAGGTCCAACTCCCAACACATCTGTTGGAGGAGATGGCCACTCTGATTTATCCTCTGGCCCTGTTCCACCACCAGTCATTAAGGAGGAGCCAGTAGAGGAAAGGGAGGAGTCAGAGAGCCCACCCCCAGTCCTCCGAAGCCCCTCCCCAGAACCAAAACCTGTTGACATTCCAATCCACGCCAGCCAATCAGCCCG GTTCCACAGAGTTCTTGACAGGGGCAGTGGGAACTCTTGCGCCCGTAGTGATGTTCTCTTTGTTCCACTTGATGGTTCTAAGCTTTGGAAGAAGAGGAATGAGGCTATAGAACGCGCTCGTAGAGAGGTAGAACAGCGAGCAAGAGACCTGCGAGAAAAAGAGAGGgaacgagagagagaaaaggaaagagaaagGGACCTGGATAGACATCTGCAG AAGGACAGTGGTTCCAGTTCAAGTATAGGAGCTACTGGCACACGCCAGGGCTCTTCACTCTTCTTTCCCTCTTCGTCCTCCATCCTTCTAGACCCTTCATCATCTTCCTCAGTAAACACCTCTCACCCCACAGCACATCCACAGCACCACCCCTCTCACCATGCTGCTCACCCCCACACCCTTCATCCCCCTCATCCTCTGCATCCATCTTTCTCTCACTCCATTCCTCACACTCTCCTCCTCCCTTCCATGGCAGGGGGATCTGCAGTTGTTGGAGGCCCTCAGGGTGCTCTAGGCATTGGGCTTGGGGGTCCATATTTGGGCCCTGATACCCCAGCCTTGAGAACCCTGAGTGAGTATGCCCGTCCTCATGCTATGTCTCCGCTGGGAGCTGCTGGTCGTGGGCCGGCACACCACCCTCATTTCCACCACCACCCTCACCCACATGCACAGGCTCATCCCCATGTGCACCCTTCATTTTTCCTGTCCCAATTCCAAAACCCTGCCCTCACACATCCACACCATCTTCCGCCTGATGCTGCCACAGCTGCTGCCATTCTGGGCTTTTTGTATGGAGGAGGGCTGGAGGGAGGCCCTACCCATCCAGGGCATGGTCCTGGGCCTGGTGGCTTACCTGGGGCGGGGCTTGGAGGAGTAGGGTTCCCTCACGCTGTAGCAGCTCACAGAGAGCGTGTGAAGCCAGGATTTGAGTTTAAGAGTGAGGAGCGTGTCTACACAGCTGGAGCCCTGGCTGACCCAGCTCTAgctttgtcacacacacactcacacgcacactcacactcccTGCTGCTGGGGGGCGGAGCCGGAGGTGGGGCACCCAGTAGTGAGGTTGCCCTTTACGGTACAACTCCGCCTCCTGCCCAGCCCCCTCAAGCTTTAGCCACAGCGGCTAGGAATCCAAACCCCACCCCTCAGCCTCTGTCAGTCCCACCCACATCCTCTATTCTCCCAGGCGCACTCCCCACCCACCAGGCTCCTGTGGCAGCCCCAGTGACACCAACAGCCCCTCCCCCTCAACCACCACCTCCTCCAAATGcatcatcacttcatcactcCTCTCCACACACTACCTTTCCAAATGCACACCCTTCCTGTCCACCCCCACCTGCCCCATCTCAAGCCCCACACTCTGAGGGATATACTACCCCCATCCGTACTCCTCCCAGTACAGAGCGTGCAAGGAGCGTGGAGAGGGAAAGGGAGAGAGTGGTGCCAGCTAcagagagggagcgagagagggaaaggacagggacaggtggaggagcaggaggcacaGCGGCTGCAGGAGGTACAGGAGGAGGAGACACTCTTGGTCGACTACAGATGCTGAACATGACTCCTCATCATCACCAgcattcacacattcactctcacctTCATCTGCACCAGCAGGACACAG CCGCGGGAGGGGTACACCCCCTGATGGATCCGCTGGCATCAGGGTCTCCCCTGGCCCGTCTGCCGTACCCAGGGGCTGCTCTTGGGCCTCCCATCCTGGCACAATCCCTCACTGACAGCGAGGTGCTCCGACAGCAGCTCTTTG GTGGTCCTTTCCGTGAGATGCCCCAGTCCTCGTCTCTGGGTGGGTCCATGTCTGCAGCACACCAGCTACAGGCAATGCAGCAAGCTCAGAACGCTGAGATTCAGTTCCAGAGACTGGCCCTGGAACAGCAGTGGAtccaccaccaccatcatcactCCCTCGCACAGGACGAGTACTACAG CCACCTAAAGAAAGAGAGTGACAAAACGCTGTAA
- the LOC127655461 gene encoding atrophin-1-like isoform X1, whose protein sequence is MKTRTHKESMPARSGRRRGGSEERRGRRPHTSPSRAERNERQTQRTVGEELAVGRFSRRSQGHDSSESEGEELVPPSKRQKVQQDSSSNPPAPPLSTNTPNTAPPPTSNNSQSRESDNEDGQSQGSRSSVGGSLANSSSSISSGRDIDQDNRSSSPSLSASPLASLDSESDSPDSPKQGDKLKDLGASKCVAEERRGSGRGGDGSAVDQRDNEGGMEGNLSPLKSSSSLFPSHRGVVDTTGDTSSNRKSYFPLDSKLASKMEYTGHGGTETLQTCNRITSKVGTLCEKPGVGGSEYSHGNSNVSHAPTLPPPPALKPLEVGQNVTGGESKTDKPDKGDKSAPPSLLPQTSPVSQQTLPPNTHHYTPTSWSGGPPSSCPGNWGYVRYPGNHHTHPCQQPPVQQQLPSVYNSPSSSRHTSHPSYLPHPHPHPQKEYVPRYGIGAERERSGREFGNRDFPASNSSSSANSSNGSSSGTGGPNSNVGRMENPLPGQSREFAGIGSQVSNRDGPTGPPSGREYGPGFRDRERGTGRDFPLQNQQLQAQGREFGPDSTGGGGHPRDKDSRWGELAGQVREAGSNSYPSNANQVHAGAPSSGLPSTTLLNRDPTSSPQNSSSHPPFSSANSTPSSRVFPPPMDANVQQTLQGQSPQTPPNAAELPPPPHYMRDYPPTGAKDYPPPGATSSSGPHSGVPREYPSPPGLAPNLPREYPGGPSHPHHSHYPGQTALPMQHRDRERDKESPASNLHSNRNHPLSLSPSSSGSGHGHPTSTSYPPPPPPPPTISHGQPPPITTLPGSHTRQGPYPSSNQTPPTPISPLPSPSTNQMEGFTPFPSTSAPSIPLPASVVPNSCQTGCRPTPYHGTLSSHTPFSSSYHGNGNHGNALANSNTGSICSNNSNSTNTQSQLHSPQNSKVQPHLGNLGHNNTGPTPNTSVGGDGHSDLSSGPVPPPVIKEEPVEEREESESPPPVLRSPSPEPKPVDIPIHASQSARFHRVLDRGSGNSCARSDVLFVPLDGSKLWKKRNEAIERARREVEQRARDLREKEREREREKERERDLDRHLQQKDSGSSSSIGATGTRQGSSLFFPSSSSILLDPSSSSSVNTSHPTAHPQHHPSHHAAHPHTLHPPHPLHPSFSHSIPHTLLLPSMAGGSAVVGGPQGALGIGLGGPYLGPDTPALRTLSEYARPHAMSPLGAAGRGPAHHPHFHHHPHPHAQAHPHVHPSFFLSQFQNPALTHPHHLPPDAATAAAILGFLYGGGLEGGPTHPGHGPGPGGLPGAGLGGVGFPHAVAAHRERVKPGFEFKSEERVYTAGALADPALALSHTHSHAHSHSLLLGGGAGGGAPSSEVALYGTTPPPAQPPQALATAARNPNPTPQPLSVPPTSSILPGALPTHQAPVAAPVTPTAPPPQPPPPPNASSLHHSSPHTTFPNAHPSCPPPPAPSQAPHSEGYTTPIRTPPSTERARSVERERERVVPATERERERERTGTGGGAGGTAAAGGTGGGDTLGRLQMLNMTPHHHQHSHIHSHLHLHQQDTAAGGVHPLMDPLASGSPLARLPYPGAALGPPILAQSLTDSEVLRQQLFGGPFREMPQSSSLGGSMSAAHQLQAMQQAQNAEIQFQRLALEQQWIHHHHHHSLAQDEYYSHLKKESDKTL, encoded by the exons ATGAAGACCCGAACTCACAAAGAATCG ATGCCCGCGCGTAGTGGACGCAGGAGGGGGGGCAGCGAGGAAAGGAGGGGTAGACGTCCTCACACCAGCCCCTCTCGAGCAGAGCGCAACGAAAGGCAAACA caAAGAACTGTTGGAGAGGAACTGGCTGTTGGGCGATTCAGTCGTCGATCTCAAGGCCATGATTCATCAGAAAGTGAAGGGGAAGAGCTTGTGCCGCCGTCCAAAAGACAGAAAGTCCAG CAGGACTCCTCCTCCAATCCCCCAGCTCCACCCCTTTCAACTAACACTCCAAATACAGCCCCACCCCCAACATCAAACAACAGTCAATCAAGAGAAAGTGACAATGAGGATGGCCAATCACAGGGCAGCAGGAGCTCAGTTGGAGGCAGCCTAGCTAATAGCAGCAGCAGCATAAGCAGTGGTCGGGACATTGACCAGGACAATCGATCCTCCTCTCCGAGTCTCTCTGCCTCCCCATTGGCCAGTTTGGATTCTGAATCTGACTCTCCAGATTCCCCAAAGCAGGGTGACAAATTAAAAGATTTAGGGGCATCCAAATGTGTAGCAGAAGAGCGGAGAGGCTCAGGAAGAGGCGGGGATGGCAGTGCTGTGGACCAAAGGGACAATGAGGGAGGAATGGAGGGAAATTTGTCCCCCCTGAAGTCCTCATCATCTCTCTTTCCATCTCATCGCGGAGTTGTGGATACCACAGGTGATACGAGTAGCAACAGGAAGTCATACTTCCCCCTAGATTCCAAACTTGCAAGCAAAATGGAATACACAGGGCATGGGGGTACTGAGACGCTACAAACCTGCAATCGCATCACATCTAAAGTGGGCACTCTGTGTGAGAAACCTGGAGTGGGAGGGTCTGAGTATTCCCATGGGAATTCAAATGTGAGTCATGCACCAACACTCCCACCACCACCTGCTCTGAAACCCTTAGAGGTGGGGCAGAATGTTACAGGTGGAGAAAGCAAAACAGACAAGCCAGACAAAGGTGATAAGTCTGCTCCACCCTCCTTGCTTCCACAAACTAGCCCTGTTTCCCAGCAAACTCTGCCTCCCAACACTCACCATTACACCCCCACCAGCTGGTCAGGGGGACCTCCCTCTAGTTGTCCTGGCAACTGGGGATATGTACGTTACCCAGGTAACCACCACACACATCCATGCCAGCAGCCTCCAGTGCAGCAACAGCTGCCATCAGTCTACAATTCTCCTTCCTCTTCACGGCACACCTCCCACCCATCTTACCTACCTCACCCTCATCCCCACCCACAAAAAGAGTATGTGCCCAGGTATGGCATTGGGGCTGAGCGGGAACGAAGTGGGAGGGAGTTTGGCAACAGAGACTTCCCTGCTAGTAATAGCAGTAGCAGTGCAAACAGCAGCAATGGTAGCTCTTCTGGTACTGGAGGTCCCAACTCTAACGTGGGTCGTATGGAAAACCCACTACCTGGACAGAGCAGAGAATTTGCTGGCATTGGCTCACAAGTATCAAACAGAGATGGCCCTACAGGACCACCAAGTGGTCGTGAATATGGACCAGGATTCAGAGATCGTGAGCGTGGAACAGGTAGAGATTTTCCTTTGCAGAACCAGCAACTTCAAGCTCAGGGCAGAGAGTTTGGACCTGATAGCACAGGAGGGGGAGGACATCCAAGAGACAAGGACAGTAGGTGGGGAGAGTTAGCAGGCCAGGTTAGAGAGGCAGGGAGTAACAGTTATCCCAGTAATGCCAACCAAGTACATGCTGGTGCCCCATCATCTGGTTTACCTTCAACAACACTGTTGAACCGTGACCCAACCAGTTCACCACAAAACAGCTCTAGCCATCCCCCTTTTTCCTCTGCCAACTCAACCCCCTCCAGTAGAGTCTTTCCCCCACCTATGGATGCAAATGTGCAGCAGACATTGCAAGGACAGAGCCCCCAAACACCCCCCAATGCTGCAGAACTTCCTCCCCCTCCACACTATATGAGAGATTACCCCCCCACAGGGGCAAAGGACTACCCTCCCCCTGGAGCGACCTCTTCCTCTGGGCCACATTCTGGTGTGCCCAGGGAGTACCCGAGCCCACCTGGATTGGCCCCCAACCTTCCTCGGGAATATCCTGGGGGACCATCACATCCACATCACTCTCACTATCCTGGGCAGACAGCCTTGCCTATGCAgcatagagacagagagagggacaaGGAAAGCCCTGCATCCAATCTTCATTCAAATCGCAATCACCCACTATCCCTTTCTCCTTCATCTAGTGGCTCTGGGCATGGACATCCTACTTCCACTTCTTACccacctccacctcctcctccccCTACTATTTCACATGGTCAGCCACCACCCATCACAACCCTTCCTGGCAGCCATACTCGACAAGGCCCATATCCTTCATCCAATCAGACTCCACCAACCCCAATCTCTCCTCTTCCGAGCCCCTCAACCAATCAGATGGAAGGGTTCACTCCTTTTCCATCAACCTCTGCTCCCTCGATACCACTTCCTGCTTCAGTTGTGCCCAACTCTTGTCAAACAGGTTGCAGACCTACTCCTTACCATGGCACTTTAAGCAGTCATACCCCTTTCAGTAGCTCTTACCATGGCAACGGTAACCATGGAAATGCTTTGGCAAATAGTAATACCGGTAGCATTTGTTCCAATAACAGTAATAGCACTAACACTCAATCACAATTGCACTCCCCTCAGAACTCTAAAGTACAACCACATCTTGGTAACCTAGGCCACAATAACACAGGTCCAACTCCCAACACATCTGTTGGAGGAGATGGCCACTCTGATTTATCCTCTGGCCCTGTTCCACCACCAGTCATTAAGGAGGAGCCAGTAGAGGAAAGGGAGGAGTCAGAGAGCCCACCCCCAGTCCTCCGAAGCCCCTCCCCAGAACCAAAACCTGTTGACATTCCAATCCACGCCAGCCAATCAGCCCG GTTCCACAGAGTTCTTGACAGGGGCAGTGGGAACTCTTGCGCCCGTAGTGATGTTCTCTTTGTTCCACTTGATGGTTCTAAGCTTTGGAAGAAGAGGAATGAGGCTATAGAACGCGCTCGTAGAGAGGTAGAACAGCGAGCAAGAGACCTGCGAGAAAAAGAGAGGgaacgagagagagaaaaggaaagagaaagGGACCTGGATAGACATCTGCAG CAGAAGGACAGTGGTTCCAGTTCAAGTATAGGAGCTACTGGCACACGCCAGGGCTCTTCACTCTTCTTTCCCTCTTCGTCCTCCATCCTTCTAGACCCTTCATCATCTTCCTCAGTAAACACCTCTCACCCCACAGCACATCCACAGCACCACCCCTCTCACCATGCTGCTCACCCCCACACCCTTCATCCCCCTCATCCTCTGCATCCATCTTTCTCTCACTCCATTCCTCACACTCTCCTCCTCCCTTCCATGGCAGGGGGATCTGCAGTTGTTGGAGGCCCTCAGGGTGCTCTAGGCATTGGGCTTGGGGGTCCATATTTGGGCCCTGATACCCCAGCCTTGAGAACCCTGAGTGAGTATGCCCGTCCTCATGCTATGTCTCCGCTGGGAGCTGCTGGTCGTGGGCCGGCACACCACCCTCATTTCCACCACCACCCTCACCCACATGCACAGGCTCATCCCCATGTGCACCCTTCATTTTTCCTGTCCCAATTCCAAAACCCTGCCCTCACACATCCACACCATCTTCCGCCTGATGCTGCCACAGCTGCTGCCATTCTGGGCTTTTTGTATGGAGGAGGGCTGGAGGGAGGCCCTACCCATCCAGGGCATGGTCCTGGGCCTGGTGGCTTACCTGGGGCGGGGCTTGGAGGAGTAGGGTTCCCTCACGCTGTAGCAGCTCACAGAGAGCGTGTGAAGCCAGGATTTGAGTTTAAGAGTGAGGAGCGTGTCTACACAGCTGGAGCCCTGGCTGACCCAGCTCTAgctttgtcacacacacactcacacgcacactcacactcccTGCTGCTGGGGGGCGGAGCCGGAGGTGGGGCACCCAGTAGTGAGGTTGCCCTTTACGGTACAACTCCGCCTCCTGCCCAGCCCCCTCAAGCTTTAGCCACAGCGGCTAGGAATCCAAACCCCACCCCTCAGCCTCTGTCAGTCCCACCCACATCCTCTATTCTCCCAGGCGCACTCCCCACCCACCAGGCTCCTGTGGCAGCCCCAGTGACACCAACAGCCCCTCCCCCTCAACCACCACCTCCTCCAAATGcatcatcacttcatcactcCTCTCCACACACTACCTTTCCAAATGCACACCCTTCCTGTCCACCCCCACCTGCCCCATCTCAAGCCCCACACTCTGAGGGATATACTACCCCCATCCGTACTCCTCCCAGTACAGAGCGTGCAAGGAGCGTGGAGAGGGAAAGGGAGAGAGTGGTGCCAGCTAcagagagggagcgagagagggaaaggacagggacaggtggaggagcaggaggcacaGCGGCTGCAGGAGGTACAGGAGGAGGAGACACTCTTGGTCGACTACAGATGCTGAACATGACTCCTCATCATCACCAgcattcacacattcactctcacctTCATCTGCACCAGCAGGACACAG CCGCGGGAGGGGTACACCCCCTGATGGATCCGCTGGCATCAGGGTCTCCCCTGGCCCGTCTGCCGTACCCAGGGGCTGCTCTTGGGCCTCCCATCCTGGCACAATCCCTCACTGACAGCGAGGTGCTCCGACAGCAGCTCTTTG GTGGTCCTTTCCGTGAGATGCCCCAGTCCTCGTCTCTGGGTGGGTCCATGTCTGCAGCACACCAGCTACAGGCAATGCAGCAAGCTCAGAACGCTGAGATTCAGTTCCAGAGACTGGCCCTGGAACAGCAGTGGAtccaccaccaccatcatcactCCCTCGCACAGGACGAGTACTACAG CCACCTAAAGAAAGAGAGTGACAAAACGCTGTAA